One Glycine max cultivar Williams 82 chromosome 4, Glycine_max_v4.0, whole genome shotgun sequence DNA segment encodes these proteins:
- the LOC100785283 gene encoding putative UPF0481 protein At3g02645 — protein MRNQDDVVNSIRAMLEKAEAPVTDECCIYRVPFDIRKLNEDAYTPKVVSIGPFHHKGNPRLQNMEKHKLIYCNAFLKRSNTGLETWIRYIQDVEPRFRSCYSDALEFTKEELLKIILVDSGFIFELFWLTYYEENSGNNGSILLKPWLTTNVRLDLLLLENQLPFFVLDHLFGLSMQSYTSTSGRGGKKNIPPFIAFTFDYFSFYNRSELNFHGVMIKHFTDLLRTFHLQHPQQNRIEKTVVHLPSAAELSEAGVRFKANTTSKCCLLDLKFSGGVLEIPQLKVQDWTELIFRNMVALEQCHYPYHSFVTDYVAVLDFLVNTSRDVDVLVRKGVLVNWLGDSDSVADMFNGLWKNVTHINFSSHYSELCQKLNAFCRNPCHKLKSTLRRDYCKTPWQIAVSIAGIVLLVLSLVQSVCSVLQVIQQ, from the coding sequence ATGAGGAACCAGGATGATGTTGTGAACAGTATTAGGGCGATGCTGGAGAAGGCAGAGGCACCCGTAACTGATGAGTGTTGCATCTACAGAGTCCCCTTTGATATCCGCAAGCTCAACGAAGATGCCTACACCCCCAAGGTCGTTTCCATAGGCCCTTTTCACCACAAAGGCAATCCTCGCCTTCAAAACATGGAGAAACACAAACTCATCTATTGCAACGCATTTCTTAAACGTTCCAACACAGGCTTGGAGACCTGGATCCGCTACATACAGGACGTAGAGCCCCGATTCCGTAGCTGTTACTCAGACGCCCTTGAGTTCACCAAGGAGGAGCTGCTGAAAATCATCCTTGTGGATTCTGGTTTTATATTTGAGCTTTTTTGGTTGACCTATTATGAAGAAAACTCAGGGAACAATGGATCGATTCTTTTAAAACCCTGGTTGACTACTAATGTAAGATTGGATCTGTTGTTGCTTGAGAACcaacttcctttttttgttctcGACCATCTTTTCGGTCTCTCGATGCAGTCTTACACCTCTACATCTGGCCGCGGCGGTAAAAAGAATATCCCTCCATTTATTGCTTTTACATTTGactatttttccttttacaaTAGATCCGAATTGAACTTCCATGGTGTTATGATAAAACACTTCACGGATCTCTTAAGAACTTTTCACCTGCAACATCCTCAGCAAAATCGCATCGAGAAGACAGTTGTACATCTTCCCAGTGCTGCTGAGTTGTCGGAAGCAGGGGTGAGGTTTAAGGCTAACACCACAAGCAAATGCTGCTTGCTGGACTTGAAATTTTCAGGAGGTGTTCTTGAAATCCCGCAGTTGAAAGTGCAAGATTGGACTGAACTTATATTTCGCAATATGGTGGCTTTGGAGCAGTGTCATTATCCCTACCATTCCTTTGTTACAGACTATGTTGCTGTTTTGGACTTCCTTGTAAATACCAGTAGAGATGTGGATGTACTTGTTCGAAAGGGAGTACTCGTTAACTGGCTAGGGGATAGCGATTCTGTGGCTGACATGTTTAATGGTCTTTGGAAAAATGTTACACATATAAATTTCAGTTCCCATTACTCTGAACTCTGCCAAAAGTTGAATGCTTTTTGTAGAAACCCTTGCCATAAATTGAAGTCCACTCTTAGGCGAGATTATTGTAAGACTCCTTGGCAAATTGCTGTTTCCATTGCTGGAATTGTTCtccttgttctctctttggttcAATCAGTTTGTTCTGTCTTGCAAGTAATACAACAATAG